One region of Haloprofundus salilacus genomic DNA includes:
- a CDS encoding NADPH-dependent FMN reductase: MPTPVVAVCGSLRERSYTRLALQRALEAVEDAGGTGELVDLREYDLPVLNADERTAGDAERLRRAVREADAVLLGTPVYHGSYSGVLKNALDYCRFDELEGKTVGLLAVAGGAFPVTALDHLRSVCRAFNAWVLPHQVAIPRASGAFDEGEFVDERLESRVATLGQRVVEYAIIEPDPPTFESDQNVGAGERSAESGGQSAE, encoded by the coding sequence ATGCCGACACCCGTCGTCGCGGTCTGCGGAAGTCTCCGGGAGCGAAGCTACACCCGACTGGCGCTGCAGCGCGCGCTCGAAGCCGTCGAGGACGCCGGTGGAACCGGCGAACTGGTCGACCTCCGGGAGTACGACCTTCCGGTGCTGAACGCGGACGAGCGTACCGCGGGCGACGCCGAGCGGCTGCGCCGAGCGGTACGCGAGGCGGACGCCGTGCTGCTCGGAACGCCGGTGTATCACGGGTCGTACTCGGGCGTGCTGAAGAACGCGCTCGACTACTGCCGGTTCGACGAACTGGAGGGGAAGACAGTCGGGTTACTCGCCGTCGCGGGGGGTGCGTTTCCGGTGACGGCGCTCGATCACCTCCGTTCGGTCTGTCGCGCGTTCAATGCCTGGGTACTGCCGCATCAGGTCGCGATCCCGCGGGCGAGCGGCGCGTTCGACGAGGGGGAGTTCGTCGACGAGCGACTCGAGTCGCGCGTCGCGACGCTCGGGCAGCGAGTCGTCGAGTACGCGATCATCGAACCCGACCCGCCGACGTTCGAGAGCGACCAGAACGTCGGCGCGGGCGAGCGCTCGGCGGAGTCAGGCGGACAGTCGGCGGAGTGA
- a CDS encoding glycoside hydrolase family 5 protein — MSTTTDGRLSDVRGAVYVPARAFNAYQFWEEYDPDETERDFRLAARLNRDAVRLFLSYEYWFDAPESMERSVDNLLSTAEEEGIRVLPILFESAGEEPTRERCRDRDPHTACAVRSPSHEIINDENRWTGRGDSSGSDDGDGSIFSEAKRALGLDDTAHTEEGRDAGDRFGRKPGGPREYVEWFVDRYGDDDALLALEIMNEPGDWDQRLKFARRMLRVADDNRGDLPLTMGCKELRYNTLYDDPELDAFQFHLNLPPTAQKMDERMRNAREFADEHDKPVWITEWQRTREEPPNRFLPNYASLAETIRSGPVDGDFFWSLMLKPAYLPDQREKGRINGVFHRDGSVYSAADARALAGDDSLDFEERQRQPSWLPPDLTRAETN, encoded by the coding sequence ATGTCGACCACCACGGACGGGCGGCTCTCGGACGTTCGCGGCGCAGTGTACGTCCCCGCGCGAGCGTTCAACGCCTACCAGTTCTGGGAGGAGTACGACCCCGACGAGACCGAGCGGGACTTTCGCCTCGCGGCGCGACTGAACCGCGACGCGGTTCGCCTCTTTCTCAGCTACGAGTACTGGTTCGACGCCCCCGAGTCGATGGAGCGAAGCGTCGACAACCTGCTGTCGACCGCCGAGGAGGAGGGTATCCGCGTCCTCCCAATCCTCTTCGAGAGCGCGGGCGAAGAGCCGACCCGTGAGCGCTGCCGCGACCGCGACCCGCACACCGCCTGCGCCGTCCGCTCGCCCTCTCACGAGATCATCAACGACGAGAACCGGTGGACCGGTCGCGGCGACAGCAGTGGGAGCGACGACGGGGACGGTAGTATCTTCTCGGAGGCGAAGCGGGCGCTCGGCCTCGACGACACTGCACACACCGAGGAAGGACGCGACGCCGGCGACCGGTTCGGCCGGAAACCGGGCGGTCCGCGCGAGTACGTCGAGTGGTTCGTCGACCGCTACGGCGACGACGACGCGCTGCTCGCGCTCGAAATCATGAACGAACCCGGCGACTGGGACCAGCGGCTAAAGTTCGCTCGCCGGATGCTGCGCGTCGCCGACGACAATCGAGGGGATCTCCCGCTGACGATGGGCTGTAAGGAACTTCGGTACAACACGCTGTACGACGACCCCGAACTCGACGCGTTCCAGTTCCACCTCAATCTCCCGCCGACGGCGCAGAAGATGGACGAGCGGATGCGGAACGCCCGCGAATTCGCCGACGAGCACGACAAACCGGTCTGGATCACCGAGTGGCAGCGCACGCGCGAGGAACCGCCGAACAGGTTCCTCCCCAACTACGCGTCGCTCGCGGAGACGATTCGGAGCGGTCCTGTCGACGGCGACTTCTTCTGGTCGCTCATGCTGAAACCGGCGTATCTGCCCGACCAGCGCGAGAAGGGCCGAATCAACGGCGTCTTCCACCGAGACGGCTCGGTCTACTCTGCCGCCGACGCGCGGGCGCTCGCGGGTGACGACTCGCTAGATTTCGAGGAACGGCAACGACAACCGTCGTGGCTGCCGCCGGACCTCACCCGCGCGGAGACGAACTGA
- a CDS encoding thymidine kinase codes for MHAITRSGWVELITGSMFSGKTEELLRRLRRAEIAGQEVAVFKPAIDDRYGETTIGSHNGRQWEATVVDNEGEGVWQMLDDLNGEQVVAVDEANFFSATLVEVCEALAADGRRVIVSGTDQTFRGEPFDPVPQLMALAEYVDKLQAICTVCGEPATRNQRLIDGDPAHVDDPTIMVGAEESYEARCRNCHTLRSD; via the coding sequence ATGCACGCCATCACCCGGAGCGGATGGGTCGAACTCATCACCGGTTCGATGTTCTCCGGAAAGACCGAAGAACTGCTGCGACGCCTCCGCCGCGCCGAGATCGCGGGACAGGAGGTGGCTGTGTTCAAACCGGCTATCGACGACCGCTACGGCGAGACGACCATCGGTTCGCACAACGGCCGCCAGTGGGAGGCGACCGTCGTCGACAACGAGGGCGAGGGCGTCTGGCAGATGCTCGACGACTTGAACGGCGAACAGGTCGTCGCAGTCGACGAGGCGAACTTCTTCTCGGCGACACTCGTCGAGGTGTGCGAGGCGCTCGCCGCCGACGGCCGCCGCGTCATCGTCTCCGGGACCGACCAGACGTTCCGCGGCGAACCGTTCGACCCTGTCCCGCAACTGATGGCGCTCGCCGAGTACGTCGACAAGCTACAGGCCATCTGCACGGTCTGTGGCGAACCGGCGACGCGGAACCAGCGACTCATTGACGGCGACCCCGCTCACGTCGACGACCCGACGATCATGGTCGGCGCCGAGGAGTCCTACGAGGCGCGCTGTCGGAACTGTCATACCCTCCGGAGCGACTAG
- a CDS encoding YIP1 family protein, whose translation MTTWVENPRNGRDRGPRGLLRAWVEVLIRPRRFFRNGVAPGDQAPGLVFGVLVALCFVGGTLAFSGDTVLGTEFVPVVADSRALTSLLLLLAVALFVAPATLHLTAALQTVLLILAVRDRAGVSETVQTIAYATAPCVLAGVPVPELRVVCALYGTGLLAVGISEIHRTSLLRAALVSAIPSVLIFGYAFGGVEPLAALVESALRSWTLI comes from the coding sequence GTGACTACGTGGGTGGAGAATCCTCGGAACGGGCGCGACCGCGGGCCGCGCGGACTGCTCCGCGCGTGGGTCGAGGTGCTGATTCGCCCGCGGCGGTTCTTCCGCAACGGCGTCGCCCCCGGCGACCAGGCTCCGGGTTTGGTGTTCGGCGTCCTCGTCGCGCTCTGCTTCGTCGGCGGCACGCTGGCGTTCTCCGGCGATACGGTGCTGGGAACCGAGTTCGTCCCGGTCGTCGCCGACAGTCGTGCACTGACGAGTCTCCTCCTGCTTCTGGCCGTCGCGCTGTTCGTCGCGCCAGCGACGCTCCATCTGACGGCGGCCCTGCAGACGGTGCTTCTCATCCTCGCCGTCAGGGACCGCGCGGGCGTCAGCGAGACGGTGCAGACAATCGCCTACGCCACCGCGCCATGCGTGCTCGCCGGAGTCCCGGTACCGGAACTTCGAGTCGTCTGCGCGCTCTACGGCACGGGGTTGCTCGCCGTCGGCATCAGTGAAATACACCGCACCTCCCTGCTCCGGGCGGCGCTCGTCTCGGCGATCCCGTCGGTTCTCATCTTCGGCTACGCGTTCGGCGGGGTGGAACCGCTCGCGGCGCTCGTCGAGAGTGCGCTTCGCTCGTGGACGCTCATCTGA
- a CDS encoding DHH family phosphoesterase, with product MGTCIICGTPVEGRICDSHQEDVVFEFRGNDESQLTPGRFYSGTVDGYADFGVFVDLAPNVTGLLHRSELDRRLESLDWEPGDTVFVQVKNVRDNGNIDLGWSIRQSERDFRGALVQDAEGDHDREEDESGDEAEADVPETPTVRHGSASREDESDDETAEPDENEASESTADAGENRAEISESAADYERVEIGTLSDRVGQTVRIEGEVVSTQQTGGPTVFEIRDETGVVDAAAFVEAGVRAYPEVDVGSVIRLDGEVELRRNEIQVETEALVSLEDDDADVVQSRLADALRGRARPESVTPLADHDAVSAVEGQLQDAAEELRRAVFESRPIIVRHTATADGYVAGAAVERAVLPLIREEHAKSDAEYHYFDRRPLEEAVYGMDAATNDVTRMLQDRDRHGEKLPLVLLVGTGATVESSDGLDLLSIYGAKRVVVDAAAVDAEVEESTDVLVSPVLADADASDLSTGALVANLAAAVNEDVRDDLRHLPAVSYWENAPESYLDVANDAGYDETYVRELREAVALEAYYQSYEDKRELITDLLFDNGVTPDGDGEDAGNLASHVSEQFRLKLDAEVETAKANLESRESDGVEFAVLDTDAYTHRFDFPPTALLLDELHRREREGDQFVTIGVAMDELYLRSTVDVDLRAVAEAARERAPEAGITAVGIRDGRIEFLSGRREQVKEAVVEAIAEQLS from the coding sequence ATGGGTACGTGTATCATTTGCGGCACGCCCGTCGAGGGCCGAATTTGCGACAGCCACCAGGAAGACGTAGTGTTCGAATTCCGGGGTAACGACGAGTCACAACTCACGCCGGGCCGCTTCTACAGCGGCACCGTCGACGGCTACGCCGACTTCGGCGTCTTCGTCGACCTCGCGCCGAACGTCACCGGCCTGCTTCACCGCAGCGAACTCGACCGCCGATTAGAGAGTCTCGACTGGGAACCGGGCGACACCGTCTTCGTCCAGGTCAAGAACGTCCGCGACAACGGCAACATCGACCTCGGCTGGTCGATTCGCCAGTCGGAGCGTGATTTCCGCGGCGCCCTCGTCCAGGACGCCGAGGGCGACCACGACCGCGAAGAAGACGAGAGCGGCGACGAGGCCGAGGCCGACGTACCGGAGACGCCGACGGTTCGACACGGCAGCGCCTCGCGGGAGGACGAGAGCGACGACGAGACGGCGGAACCCGACGAGAACGAAGCGAGCGAGTCGACCGCCGACGCCGGTGAGAACCGAGCGGAGATCTCCGAATCCGCAGCCGACTACGAGCGCGTCGAAATCGGCACGCTGAGCGACCGCGTGGGCCAGACGGTCCGTATCGAGGGAGAAGTCGTCAGCACCCAGCAGACCGGCGGCCCGACCGTCTTCGAGATCCGCGACGAGACGGGCGTCGTCGACGCCGCCGCATTCGTCGAGGCGGGCGTCCGCGCCTACCCCGAAGTCGACGTTGGCTCCGTCATTCGTCTCGACGGCGAGGTCGAACTCCGCCGCAACGAGATTCAGGTCGAGACCGAGGCGCTCGTCTCGCTCGAGGACGACGACGCCGACGTCGTCCAGTCGCGTCTCGCCGACGCGCTCCGCGGCCGCGCGCGGCCCGAGAGCGTGACGCCGCTGGCCGACCACGACGCCGTCTCGGCGGTCGAAGGTCAGTTGCAGGACGCCGCCGAGGAACTCCGCCGCGCCGTCTTCGAGTCCCGGCCAATCATCGTCCGCCACACCGCCACCGCCGACGGCTACGTCGCCGGTGCCGCCGTCGAGCGCGCCGTCCTCCCGCTCATCCGCGAGGAGCACGCCAAATCCGACGCCGAGTACCACTACTTCGACCGCCGCCCGCTCGAAGAGGCCGTCTACGGGATGGACGCCGCGACGAACGACGTGACGCGGATGCTGCAGGACCGCGACCGCCACGGTGAAAAACTGCCGCTCGTCCTCCTCGTCGGCACCGGCGCCACCGTCGAGTCGAGCGACGGACTCGACCTGCTCAGCATCTACGGCGCCAAGCGCGTCGTCGTCGACGCCGCCGCCGTCGACGCCGAAGTCGAGGAGTCCACCGACGTGCTCGTCTCGCCGGTGCTCGCCGACGCCGACGCGTCGGACCTCTCGACGGGCGCGCTCGTCGCCAACCTCGCCGCCGCCGTCAACGAGGATGTGCGCGACGATCTGCGGCACCTCCCGGCGGTCAGTTACTGGGAGAACGCCCCCGAGTCGTACCTCGACGTCGCGAACGACGCGGGGTACGACGAGACGTACGTGCGCGAACTCCGCGAGGCCGTCGCGCTGGAGGCGTACTACCAGTCCTACGAGGATAAGCGCGAACTCATCACCGACCTGCTGTTCGACAACGGCGTCACCCCCGACGGCGACGGCGAGGACGCGGGCAACCTCGCCAGCCACGTCTCCGAGCAGTTCCGTCTCAAACTCGACGCCGAAGTCGAGACGGCGAAGGCGAACCTCGAATCCCGGGAGTCCGACGGCGTCGAGTTCGCCGTCCTCGACACGGACGCGTACACCCACCGCTTCGACTTCCCGCCGACGGCGCTGCTGCTCGACGAACTCCACCGCCGCGAGCGCGAGGGTGACCAGTTCGTCACCATCGGCGTCGCGATGGACGAACTCTACCTCCGCAGCACTGTCGACGTGGACCTCCGCGCCGTCGCCGAGGCCGCGCGCGAACGCGCCCCCGAAGCCGGCATCACGGCCGTCGGCATCCGCGACGGTCGTATCGAGTTCCTCTCGGGTCGGCGCGAACAGGTGAAAGAGGCCGTCGTCGAAGCCATCGCCGAGCAGCTGTCGTAA
- a CDS encoding helix-turn-helix transcriptional regulator produces the protein MDRTSLFEELLQQSYALRRDVREPETDRQRLETDDLLDVLRHRELLELLIEEPLDRSDIQTRLGISRATSHRFTRWLEQHRLAKRRDGRWCLTGRGETVAEEVLRFERNLRAAARLEPLLECICPDHKDFVIEPFADAVVTTATPENPYKPVERFLRLLETSDTFRGFNTTHMVPPGVERFYASLFDDTESEIIYLPSVVDHLRSTHPNQLADAIDRGHLTLRTREALPYGLAIFDDRVAVGGYDDETGTMRVFVDTDDGIAREWARRVFEAYRDHSVPLESTAGA, from the coding sequence ATGGACAGAACATCGCTATTCGAGGAGTTACTCCAGCAGTCGTACGCGCTCCGACGCGACGTTCGGGAACCGGAGACCGACCGGCAGCGACTGGAGACGGACGACCTGCTGGACGTGCTCCGACATCGGGAACTGCTGGAACTACTCATCGAGGAACCGTTAGACCGTAGCGACATCCAGACCCGATTAGGAATCTCCCGCGCGACCAGCCATCGCTTCACCCGCTGGCTCGAGCAGCACAGACTCGCCAAGCGTCGCGACGGCCGCTGGTGTCTCACCGGACGCGGCGAGACGGTCGCTGAGGAGGTGCTTCGCTTCGAGCGGAACCTCCGTGCGGCCGCTCGACTCGAACCGCTGTTGGAGTGCATCTGTCCGGACCACAAGGACTTCGTCATCGAACCGTTCGCCGACGCCGTCGTGACGACGGCCACGCCCGAAAATCCCTACAAACCGGTCGAGCGATTTCTGCGCCTCTTAGAGACGAGCGACACCTTCCGCGGCTTCAACACGACGCACATGGTTCCGCCGGGGGTCGAGCGGTTCTACGCCTCGCTGTTCGACGACACCGAGAGCGAGATTATCTACCTCCCCAGCGTCGTTGACCACCTCCGGTCGACGCACCCGAACCAACTCGCTGACGCCATCGACCGCGGTCACCTGACGCTCCGGACGCGCGAGGCGCTCCCGTACGGACTCGCCATCTTCGACGACCGCGTCGCCGTCGGCGGTTACGACGACGAGACGGGGACGATGCGCGTCTTCGTCGACACCGACGACGGCATCGCCCGCGAGTGGGCGCGCCGCGTCTTCGAGGCGTACCGCGACCACTCGGTCCCGCTCGAATCGACCGCCGGGGCGTAA
- a CDS encoding class I SAM-dependent methyltransferase, which produces MAEVTDTTTPPDPTEALAGELFADANSTLTLFSVFLGTRLGVYEVLAAAGTQTAGELAARTETDERYVREWLEHQTVSGILAIDDERAAADERRYSLPEAYEPLLVDADSLYYLAPLARAAAGLVGPLDDIVEAYRTGAGVPFADYGANLHEGLAAMNRPSFLHLLGEAWLPSVPDVHERLSSATPTRVADIGCGHGWSSIGIARAYPNVRVDGYDLDEASVAAATENAEAYGVADRITFAVRDASDPELEGAYDLVTAFECVHDMADPVGALATMRRLANGDGIVLVMDERVGDEFTAEADELEQFLYGCSVFHCLPAGRVGEHSAATGTVMRTDTLRGYADDAGFGTFEVLPIENEFWRFYRLEA; this is translated from the coding sequence ATGGCAGAAGTAACCGACACCACGACACCACCGGACCCGACCGAAGCGCTCGCCGGCGAGCTGTTCGCCGACGCGAACTCGACGCTGACGCTGTTCAGCGTCTTCCTCGGTACTCGACTCGGGGTGTACGAGGTGCTCGCGGCGGCGGGGACGCAGACCGCAGGCGAGCTCGCGGCGCGAACTGAGACCGATGAGCGGTACGTCCGCGAGTGGCTCGAACACCAGACGGTCTCCGGTATCCTCGCCATCGACGACGAGCGCGCCGCGGCCGATGAACGGCGCTACTCGCTCCCCGAGGCGTACGAACCCCTTCTCGTCGACGCCGACAGCCTCTACTACCTCGCGCCGCTGGCGCGAGCGGCCGCCGGACTCGTCGGTCCGCTCGACGATATCGTGGAGGCCTACCGAACCGGCGCGGGCGTCCCATTCGCCGACTACGGCGCGAACCTGCACGAGGGACTGGCGGCGATGAACCGGCCGTCGTTCCTCCACCTACTCGGTGAGGCGTGGCTGCCGAGCGTCCCGGACGTTCACGAGCGCCTCTCGTCGGCTACACCCACCCGCGTCGCCGATATCGGCTGCGGACACGGCTGGTCGAGCATCGGCATCGCGCGGGCGTACCCGAACGTCCGCGTCGACGGATACGACCTCGACGAGGCTTCGGTGGCGGCCGCGACGGAGAACGCCGAGGCGTACGGCGTTGCCGACCGGATCACCTTCGCGGTGCGCGACGCGAGTGACCCCGAATTGGAGGGAGCGTACGACCTCGTCACCGCCTTCGAGTGCGTCCACGACATGGCCGATCCGGTCGGCGCGCTGGCGACGATGCGCCGCCTCGCAAACGGCGATGGAATCGTCCTAGTGATGGACGAGCGCGTCGGCGACGAGTTCACCGCGGAGGCCGACGAGTTAGAGCAGTTCCTCTACGGCTGCAGCGTCTTTCACTGCCTCCCCGCCGGGCGCGTCGGCGAGCACTCCGCCGCCACAGGGACCGTAATGCGGACCGACACGCTCCGCGGCTACGCCGACGACGCGGGCTTCGGTACGTTCGAGGTGCTGCCCATCGAGAACGAATTCTGGCGGTTCTACCGACTGGAGGCCTAA
- a CDS encoding MFS transporter, translated as MSATASTEKASVPWRSPVVLVVLASTLLAPLGVPLVSPALPVIRDVFGVSDASASLLITVYFLTGIVLSPFIGMLADRVGRRRVLVVSLFVFGLSGGAVYVAGDFATVLALRLVGGTAAAGVFITTVTIIGDAFDGVQRNAVLGANTAVLSAGAAAFPIVGGALVAYGWNVPFLAYLLAVPLAVVAWYALAGLEHDTEPEEEGTVRYLRGVAGSLVASGTVVYFGATFAAELLFFGAVLTTLPFLLTGTFAFSPLLVGLTLTAAEVVAVGVAASNGRFAEHVSNGTLVVAGFVCAAVGLGIAWAATGLGAGSAVPAVLVVGVGVMFVGASAGFVLPSVDAEVSRLVPTHFRAGALSLRNSATFLGRAAGPVIFAGIALATGYATLLLFAGVAALVCAVVLAFATGRVVDDAVDEAIAASEVR; from the coding sequence ATGAGCGCGACAGCTTCCACGGAAAAAGCGTCGGTCCCGTGGCGCTCGCCGGTCGTGCTGGTCGTGCTCGCGAGCACGCTGCTCGCTCCGCTGGGCGTCCCGCTGGTCAGTCCGGCGCTCCCGGTCATCCGCGACGTCTTCGGCGTGAGCGACGCGTCGGCGAGTTTGCTCATCACCGTCTACTTCCTGACCGGCATTGTCCTCTCGCCGTTCATCGGGATGCTCGCCGACCGCGTCGGGCGGCGGCGCGTGCTCGTCGTGAGCCTGTTCGTGTTCGGTCTCTCCGGCGGCGCGGTGTACGTCGCCGGCGACTTCGCGACGGTGCTCGCGCTCCGCCTCGTCGGCGGCACGGCGGCGGCGGGCGTGTTCATCACGACCGTCACCATCATCGGCGACGCGTTCGACGGCGTCCAGCGCAACGCCGTCCTTGGCGCGAACACGGCGGTGCTGTCGGCGGGCGCGGCGGCGTTTCCCATCGTCGGCGGCGCGCTCGTCGCCTACGGCTGGAACGTCCCGTTCCTCGCCTACCTACTGGCGGTCCCGCTCGCCGTCGTCGCGTGGTACGCGCTCGCCGGCCTCGAACACGACACCGAACCCGAGGAGGAGGGAACGGTCCGCTACCTCCGCGGCGTCGCAGGGTCGCTCGTCGCCTCCGGAACGGTCGTCTACTTCGGCGCGACGTTCGCCGCGGAGTTGCTGTTCTTCGGTGCTGTCCTGACGACGCTGCCGTTCCTCCTGACGGGGACGTTCGCGTTCTCGCCGCTTCTCGTCGGGCTCACGCTGACCGCGGCGGAGGTGGTCGCCGTCGGCGTCGCGGCGTCGAACGGCCGCTTCGCCGAGCACGTCTCCAACGGGACGCTCGTCGTCGCCGGCTTCGTCTGTGCGGCCGTCGGTCTCGGCATCGCGTGGGCCGCCACCGGTCTCGGTGCCGGTTCGGCGGTGCCGGCCGTGCTCGTCGTCGGCGTTGGAGTGATGTTCGTCGGTGCGAGCGCGGGGTTCGTCCTCCCCTCCGTCGACGCCGAGGTGAGTCGCCTCGTCCCGACGCACTTCCGCGCCGGGGCGCTCAGCCTGCGCAACAGCGCGACGTTCCTCGGCCGCGCCGCCGGACCCGTTATCTTCGCCGGAATCGCACTCGCGACGGGCTACGCGACGCTGCTGTTGTTCGCGGGCGTCGCGGCGCTCGTTTGCGCCGTCGTTCTCGCGTTCGCGACCGGCCGGGTCGTCGACGACGCAGTCGACGAGGCGATTGCAGCCTCGGAGGTGCGCTGA